In Flavobacterium sp. CS20, a single window of DNA contains:
- a CDS encoding TaqI-like C-terminal specificity domain-containing protein, translated as MKYMDILKLLWIKGVYPIIILGNAKKDSTNTSFVEYYLNHFSDLKYGVFKKVKQMPNYKSLVDSGVKISSGATGFQAQQLKKNVIEERLLGSIPFTVSGNVDRYKFNNEDVQFMKRRYSEAYVTKTPDLAESKWSFWNKPKIVIAGMTKVVEAVYTTKPLGLGVGVYGIYDFGEFEPYALTAILNSRYLSYYFRNKFKDKHLAGGYLAINKSTIESFPIVEVNFDKQSILTKLSRYLHWIIGVEKQKSYGKNKVSEIERLIEGIIDAIIYELYLPELSQKHNCTIIEHLGELPKFTESMSNTQKEEIITTVFYRLNNKHHQLYKSLNKLKEIDEIAIIEGLKD; from the coding sequence ATGAAATACATGGATATTTTGAAGTTATTGTGGATAAAAGGAGTATATCCTATTATTATTTTAGGGAATGCCAAAAAAGATAGCACTAACACTAGTTTTGTCGAATATTATCTAAACCATTTTTCTGATTTAAAATACGGCGTTTTTAAAAAAGTGAAACAAATGCCAAATTATAAATCATTAGTTGATTCTGGTGTGAAAATCAGCTCTGGAGCTACTGGTTTTCAAGCTCAACAGCTCAAAAAAAATGTAATAGAAGAAAGGTTATTGGGCTCTATTCCCTTTACCGTTAGTGGAAATGTTGATAGGTATAAGTTTAATAATGAAGATGTTCAATTTATGAAAAGGCGTTATTCAGAAGCTTATGTTACAAAAACACCTGATCTGGCTGAATCAAAATGGTCTTTTTGGAATAAACCTAAAATTGTAATAGCTGGAATGACAAAAGTGGTAGAAGCAGTCTATACAACTAAACCTTTAGGACTTGGAGTTGGTGTTTATGGTATTTATGATTTCGGAGAATTTGAACCTTATGCTTTAACAGCTATTCTTAACAGTAGATATTTGTCTTATTATTTTAGAAATAAATTTAAAGACAAACATTTGGCAGGAGGCTATCTTGCAATAAATAAATCAACTATAGAATCATTTCCAATTGTTGAGGTAAATTTTGATAAGCAATCAATATTAACTAAACTATCAAGATATCTACATTGGATTATAGGTGTAGAAAAACAAAAATCTTATGGTAAGAATAAAGTATCTGAAATAGAAAGACTTATTGAAGGAATTATAGATGCGATTATATATGAATTATACTTACCAGAGCTTTCACAAAAACATAATTGTACCATAATAGAGCATTTAGGCGAGTTGCCAAAGTTTACCGAATCTATGTCAAATACGCAAAAAGAAGAAATTATAACAACTGTTTTTTACCGATTGAACAACAAACATCATCAATTGTATAAAAGCCTAAATAAACTTAAAGAAATTGACGAAATTGCGATTATTGAAGGTCTTAAAGATTAA
- a CDS encoding TaqI-like C-terminal specificity domain-containing protein, protein MHNKNKEWIIYTKSDIKNNIDSYPNIKHHLDKYSDIITSDNKPYGLHRARNEEFFKGEKIISLRKNHQPCFTYTDFDCYVTQTFYSIKPHTFNLKYLTALLNSKLIAFWLRYKGKMQGNNYQIDKEPLVNIPIINTPEKTVNLLSNMVAEILDKKSKNEDTLHLEQEIDNIIYRLYNLTYDNVKIIDDKFPLSQQEYESIAI, encoded by the coding sequence ATACATAATAAAAACAAAGAGTGGATTATTTATACAAAATCTGATATAAAAAACAACATTGATTCATACCCTAATATTAAACACCATTTAGATAAGTATTCGGATATTATAACATCAGATAACAAACCTTATGGCTTACATCGGGCAAGAAATGAAGAGTTTTTTAAAGGCGAAAAAATAATATCATTAAGAAAAAATCATCAACCTTGTTTTACTTATACTGATTTCGATTGTTATGTAACACAGACTTTTTACTCTATCAAACCCCATACATTTAATCTAAAATATTTAACCGCACTTTTAAATTCAAAGCTCATTGCTTTTTGGTTACGCTACAAAGGGAAAATGCAGGGAAACAACTATCAAATTGATAAAGAACCTTTGGTAAATATTCCAATTATTAATACACCTGAAAAAACAGTAAACTTACTATCAAATATGGTTGCAGAAATTTTAGACAAAAAATCTAAAAACGAAGATACCCTGCATTTAGAGCAGGAGATAGACAATATAATATACCGACTTTATAACTTAACCTACGATAATGTAAAAATCATTGATGATAAATTTCCGTTATCACAACAGGAGTATGAAAGCATTGCAATTTAA
- the tnpB gene encoding IS66 family insertion sequence element accessory protein TnpB (TnpB, as the term is used for proteins encoded by IS66 family insertion elements, is considered an accessory protein, since TnpC, encoded by a neighboring gene, is a DDE family transposase.) → MLTLHDTLKFELYLEPTDMRKSFDSLSGIVKTELKANPTSGTAYLFVNKLRNKIKILQWRTGGFILYYKRLEKGTFTLPDYEKSVRSIILDYAQLVLLFDGITIGNLTQKEQQKAV, encoded by the coding sequence ATGTTAACATTACATGACACACTCAAATTTGAGTTATACTTAGAACCAACCGACATGCGAAAGAGTTTTGACAGCCTATCAGGTATTGTAAAAACAGAACTTAAAGCAAACCCAACTAGTGGAACAGCTTATTTGTTTGTCAACAAGCTACGCAATAAGATAAAGATTTTGCAATGGCGTACTGGTGGCTTTATATTGTATTACAAACGACTTGAAAAAGGAACTTTTACACTTCCTGATTATGAAAAATCTGTGCGAAGTATCATTTTAGATTATGCTCAATTAGTCTTACTTTTTGATGGCATAACCATAGGAAATTTAACACAAAAAGAACAACAAAAAGCTGTATAA
- a CDS encoding IS66 family transposase zinc-finger binding domain-containing protein yields MTYQELLKKNEENSIFIKNLKAKNASLQAQLDQLVKLINGFKSERFVSNEVSNEQFNLFSDTNQEIEASEEEPSQTITYNRKKKKHHGRNKLPEHLPVKEVIIEPKEDTEDLVKIGEEVSETLEYTPASLIKRRTIRPKYANKSKDKIIIGELPTRPIPKSIVEASC; encoded by the coding sequence ATGACGTATCAAGAATTACTCAAAAAAAACGAAGAAAACAGCATTTTTATAAAAAATCTAAAAGCAAAAAATGCATCACTACAAGCTCAATTAGATCAGCTTGTAAAACTCATTAACGGCTTCAAGTCTGAACGCTTTGTTTCTAATGAAGTATCTAATGAGCAATTCAATCTGTTTTCAGATACCAACCAAGAGATAGAAGCGTCAGAAGAAGAACCATCGCAGACTATAACTTACAATCGTAAGAAGAAAAAACACCATGGGCGTAATAAACTACCTGAACATCTACCAGTAAAAGAAGTTATCATTGAGCCAAAAGAAGATACAGAAGATTTGGTGAAAATTGGAGAAGAAGTTTCAGAAACCTTAGAATATACCCCAGCAAGCTTAATAAAAAGACGCACGATACGACCAAAATACGCCAATAAAAGTAAGGACAAAATAATCATAGGTGAGTTACCTACTCGTCCTATCCCAAAATCAATAGTTGAAGCTTCCTGTTAG
- a CDS encoding IS66 family transposase: MRRFKREFGWEVAQSTMCDWVDSCCQLLDPLYNTLKQKILESDYIQADESPIKVLDKDKKGSTHQGYQWVYRNPLQGLVLFNYHKGRGQHGPKEILLNYQGYLQCDGYQVYDKIGQQQGITLVGCLAHARRKFFDAKDNDSTIVNKILEQIQKIYLEEREIKKIAKEDLALKQKLREEKIAPKLEQIKTWIEAQSIKVLPKSAVGKAMSYYLNQYPKIKAITLDPRLELDNNLIENAIRPLALGRKNYLFAGSHKGAQNIAIMYSLFASCKINNVNPQEWLKDVLEKIPDYNIQKLEELLPNNWIQNHK; encoded by the coding sequence ATTCGACGTTTCAAAAGAGAATTTGGTTGGGAAGTAGCTCAAAGCACAATGTGCGATTGGGTTGATAGCTGTTGTCAACTATTAGATCCGCTATACAATACCTTAAAACAAAAAATATTAGAATCCGATTACATACAAGCAGATGAATCCCCGATTAAAGTATTAGACAAAGACAAAAAAGGAAGCACCCACCAAGGTTACCAATGGGTATATCGCAACCCCTTGCAAGGTCTTGTATTATTCAATTATCACAAAGGACGTGGGCAACACGGTCCTAAAGAGATATTACTCAATTACCAAGGCTATTTGCAATGCGATGGCTACCAAGTATATGATAAAATTGGGCAACAACAAGGTATTACATTAGTAGGATGTTTGGCACATGCTCGAAGAAAATTCTTTGATGCAAAAGACAATGACTCAACTATAGTAAATAAAATTCTTGAACAAATTCAAAAAATATATCTCGAAGAAAGAGAAATAAAAAAAATAGCAAAAGAAGACTTAGCACTCAAGCAAAAGTTACGAGAAGAAAAAATAGCTCCAAAACTTGAGCAAATAAAAACTTGGATAGAAGCACAAAGCATAAAGGTATTACCTAAAAGTGCAGTAGGTAAAGCTATGAGTTATTACCTCAATCAATATCCAAAAATAAAAGCCATTACATTAGATCCGAGATTAGAGTTAGACAATAATCTAATTGAAAACGCCATACGTCCGCTTGCACTAGGAAGAAAAAATTATCTTTTTGCTGGATCACATAAGGGAGCTCAGAACATTGCTATAATGTACTCTTTATTTGCCAGTTGTAAAATCAATAATGTAAACCCACAAGAATGGTTGAAAGACGTACTTGAAAAAATACCAGATTATAATATTCAAAAACTTGAAGAATTACTCCCTAATAATTGGATACAAAATCATAAATAA
- a CDS encoding Eco57I restriction-modification methylase domain-containing protein, with the protein MGFDIIIGNPPYIKEYTNRTAFNGFREQSPYYQGKMDIWYGFACKGIDLLKENGVECFIAQNNWITSAGASIFRNKILQETKIKLFTDFWNYKVFKTAGIQTMVYLLKKEIPNSTYPLKYSLLKDDTIKEKELEHFLNFKNDTGVDEKYTLDFDSTLYYDSLITFNNPKIDNVLNSILENEIDYLTSDEIAQGIVYPQDKLNQKNANKLGDDFSVNDGIFQISERELNNLNLNNDEYQLIKPFYSTSELYKYYGDNKVSPRATTCYL; encoded by the coding sequence ATGGGGTTTGATATAATTATAGGCAACCCTCCATACATTAAGGAATACACAAACAGAACAGCTTTTAATGGTTTTAGAGAACAATCCCCTTATTACCAAGGTAAAATGGATATTTGGTATGGTTTTGCCTGTAAAGGAATTGATTTATTAAAAGAAAATGGCGTAGAGTGCTTTATAGCCCAGAACAATTGGATTACAAGTGCTGGAGCTTCTATTTTCAGAAATAAAATACTCCAAGAGACCAAAATAAAACTATTCACAGATTTTTGGAATTACAAGGTGTTTAAAACTGCTGGTATACAAACAATGGTCTATTTACTAAAAAAAGAAATACCTAATAGCACTTATCCTTTGAAGTACTCTTTACTCAAAGACGATACGATTAAGGAGAAAGAGTTAGAACATTTCTTAAACTTTAAAAATGATACAGGAGTTGATGAAAAATATACATTAGATTTTGACAGTACCCTATATTATGATAGTCTAATCACTTTTAACAACCCTAAAATTGATAATGTTCTTAACTCAATACTTGAAAATGAAATTGATTATTTGACCTCTGATGAAATAGCACAAGGTATTGTTTATCCTCAAGACAAATTAAATCAAAAAAATGCAAATAAATTAGGTGATGACTTCAGTGTAAATGATGGAATTTTTCAGATTAGTGAGAGAGAATTAAATAATCTAAATTTAAATAATGATGAATATCAGCTTATAAAACCATTTTACTCGACTTCTGAATTATATAAATATTATGGAGATAATAAAGTATCCCCACGAGCAACTACATGTTATTTATGA
- a CDS encoding master DNA invertase Mpi family serine-type recombinase, producing the protein MNYAYIRVSTERQTVKNQRFEIKNFAESRDIEINKWIEEKISSIERLEDRKFGKLLNKMQKGDQLIVTELSRMGRNLMQIMKILHDCMEKDIKVYTIKEHYELGNNINSKVLAFAFGLSAEIERNLISQRTKEALARKKAEGVILGRPKGSKSSKTKLTGKEKQIKKLLDKKVSYSAIGRILNVHRLTVSKFVKEHQLETKELL; encoded by the coding sequence ATGAATTACGCATACATAAGAGTCAGTACAGAACGGCAAACCGTAAAAAACCAACGCTTTGAGATTAAGAATTTTGCAGAATCAAGAGATATAGAAATCAATAAATGGATAGAGGAAAAAATTAGCTCTATTGAGCGACTTGAAGATAGAAAATTTGGAAAACTCCTCAATAAAATGCAAAAAGGAGACCAACTAATTGTTACCGAGTTGTCCAGAATGGGTAGAAACTTAATGCAAATAATGAAAATTTTACACGATTGTATGGAAAAGGACATTAAGGTTTATACTATAAAAGAGCATTATGAGTTAGGGAATAATATCAATTCAAAAGTATTGGCATTTGCATTTGGTTTATCAGCAGAAATAGAACGAAACCTCATTTCCCAACGTACAAAAGAAGCACTCGCTAGAAAAAAAGCAGAAGGTGTAATTCTAGGTCGCCCTAAAGGAAGTAAATCTTCAAAAACTAAATTAACCGGAAAAGAAAAGCAAATAAAAAAGTTGCTAGATAAAAAAGTATCTTATAGTGCTATTGGGAGAATCTTAAACGTACACAGATTAACGGTATCTAAATTTGTAAAAGAGCATCAGTTGGAAACTAAAGAGTTACTGTAA
- a CDS encoding type IV toxin-antitoxin system AbiEi family antitoxin, whose translation MAKSTYISENLNEDQIALLKYLEDNEILYFNLKDLTTQLSVNLTDNVNELVENLYQKELLVRIERGVYAKPNYNNVNVLATFISQNSSIAYWSALYHHGLTERFPNTVFVKTTQRKRETQILGSTIKFVSVKATKNIGIIQEGYGDDSFSITDVEMTLVDCFDQPRYAGDFADLIKAFANAKITNNKLIEYTKTYNNIALTKRLGYLASLFHKEKLQSFINYAKTQVNKRYSLIDAGGIEEGEFVSEWKLRLNSSKESLLQMAQTEY comes from the coding sequence ATGGCAAAAAGTACGTATATATCAGAAAATTTAAATGAAGACCAAATAGCTCTATTGAAGTATTTAGAAGATAATGAAATACTATACTTCAACTTAAAAGACTTGACTACTCAACTTTCTGTAAATCTAACCGATAATGTAAATGAGTTAGTAGAAAACCTATACCAAAAAGAGTTGTTAGTGCGTATTGAAAGAGGGGTATACGCTAAACCTAACTACAACAATGTGAATGTATTGGCAACCTTTATAAGCCAAAACAGTAGTATTGCCTACTGGTCGGCTTTATACCATCACGGGCTAACAGAGCGTTTTCCTAATACGGTATTTGTAAAAACCACCCAACGCAAACGAGAAACACAAATATTAGGTTCTACCATAAAATTTGTAAGTGTAAAAGCAACAAAAAATATAGGTATTATACAAGAAGGCTATGGAGACGATAGTTTTTCCATAACAGATGTAGAAATGACTTTAGTAGATTGTTTTGACCAACCTCGTTATGCAGGTGATTTCGCAGACCTTATAAAAGCCTTTGCTAATGCAAAAATAACCAACAATAAACTAATAGAATACACCAAAACCTATAACAATATTGCCTTGACAAAGCGATTAGGATATCTGGCTTCCTTGTTTCATAAAGAAAAGCTACAAAGTTTTATCAATTATGCCAAAACACAGGTGAATAAACGATATAGTTTAATAGATGCCGGAGGTATAGAAGAAGGCGAGTTTGTAAGCGAATGGAAATTACGCTTAAATAGTAGTAAAGAAAGCTTATTACAAATGGCACAAACCGAATATTAA
- a CDS encoding nucleotidyl transferase AbiEii/AbiGii toxin family protein, whose amino-acid sequence MILQKEIIEKVQEWKVPPDTVDKDYVLGHFLSVFVDHYKDDVVFKGGTCLRKCYIKNYRFSEDLDFTALNKNFVLDQKTVQSIAKTTEERTGIQFSVDKVKPLLFKDDPKGYQVYIKYWGANHSKNQRPLPSNRWHTKIKLEISTDEVLLLDTETKAIMHPYSDELTGEKQSNCYSINEVVAEKLRALKQRSYTAPRDFYDLYHLTEKFTKKDWETIIPIFLKKMEHKNLEYQSPEDLIDESKLLNVKRAWKTSVAHQITEGHQPEADEIIETVAERIKQYLS is encoded by the coding sequence ATGATTTTACAAAAAGAAATAATTGAAAAAGTTCAAGAATGGAAAGTGCCACCGGATACAGTAGATAAAGATTATGTATTAGGACATTTTTTATCGGTCTTTGTAGACCATTACAAAGACGATGTAGTCTTTAAAGGTGGAACTTGCCTACGCAAATGCTATATCAAAAACTACCGATTTTCAGAAGACTTGGATTTTACAGCATTGAATAAAAATTTTGTATTAGACCAAAAAACAGTACAAAGCATAGCTAAAACCACAGAAGAAAGAACAGGGATTCAATTTAGTGTAGATAAAGTAAAACCTTTACTATTCAAAGATGATCCCAAAGGCTACCAAGTGTACATAAAATATTGGGGAGCTAATCACTCTAAAAACCAACGCCCGTTACCGTCCAATCGATGGCATACCAAAATAAAGCTTGAAATAAGTACTGATGAGGTATTGTTATTGGATACAGAAACAAAGGCTATTATGCATCCGTATTCTGATGAGCTAACGGGCGAAAAACAAAGCAATTGTTATAGCATTAATGAGGTAGTAGCAGAAAAATTACGAGCATTAAAACAGCGGTCTTATACAGCTCCAAGAGACTTTTACGATTTATATCATTTAACAGAAAAGTTTACCAAAAAAGACTGGGAAACGATTATTCCTATTTTCCTTAAAAAAATGGAGCATAAAAATCTGGAGTATCAATCCCCCGAGGATTTAATAGACGAATCTAAACTCCTCAATGTAAAACGAGCGTGGAAAACTAGTGTAGCACATCAAATTACAGAAGGACATCAACCCGAAGCAGATGAAATCATTGAAACAGTAGCAGAAAGAATCAAACAGTATTTAAGTTAA
- a CDS encoding helix-turn-helix domain-containing protein, producing the protein MITKTIQITEVTIDELADAVADKLMFKIENYLKELSKKQNDEILTRQEVADYLRISLVTIHSWNKHGILNPIRMGNRIFYKKQDILDVLEQQKINKKR; encoded by the coding sequence ATGATTACAAAAACAATTCAAATCACAGAGGTTACAATAGATGAATTAGCAGATGCGGTAGCAGATAAACTAATGTTTAAAATTGAAAACTACCTTAAAGAATTATCTAAAAAACAAAATGATGAAATCCTAACAAGACAAGAAGTAGCCGATTATTTAAGGATAAGTTTAGTAACAATACATTCCTGGAATAAACACGGCATTTTAAATCCAATTCGTATGGGCAACAGAATTTTTTACAAAAAACAAGACATATTAGATGTTTTAGAACAACAAAAAATAAATAAAAAAAGGTAG